One Festucalex cinctus isolate MCC-2025b chromosome 1, RoL_Fcin_1.0, whole genome shotgun sequence genomic region harbors:
- the erich2 gene encoding glutamate-rich protein 2: MQNVTFAHTPGSAAEDTTQPTEAPLTPAEKTECGIKPDDAERLRDVPVELMIEFLRALMDEDFEQAKRLCQMILIYEPNHPEASEFLPLIQRKLREEQQADEDSDESESDDEDDDSGCDEELSLNSDCVSSLSNEDGGGEEKQIKI; the protein is encoded by the exons ATGCAAAACGTCACGTTTGCGCACACCCCAGGCTCAGCAGCAG AAGACACGACTCAACCAACAGAGGCCCCTCTGACACCCGCAGAGAAAACCGAGTGTGGCATAAAGCCGGACGACGCAGAAAGGCTCAGAGATGTTCCAGTGGAACTGATGATTGAG TTCCTCAGAGCTTTGATGGACGAAGACTTCGAGCAGGCCAAAAGACTTTGCCAAATGA TTCTCATCTATGAACCAAATCATCCAGAAGCTTCTGAGTTCCTCCCTCTGATCCAGAGGAAGCTGCGAGAAG AGCAACAGGCAGATGAGGACAGTGACGAGAGTGAAAGTGATGATGAGGACGATGACTCTGGATGTGATGAAGAATTATCTCTGAATTCAGACTGCGTCTCCTCACTGTCAAATGAAGACGGAGGTGGGGaagaaaagcaaataaaaatatga